The following DNA comes from Oharaeibacter diazotrophicus.
GTCGACCCAGACGGTCAGCATCGTCTTCTCGTCGGCAGCCCGGAAGCCGTAGGGCAAGGCCGCGGTGTAGGAGGCGGTGGCGCCGACGCGCCGCGCGGCGCCCTCCGTACGGTAGTCGTTGTAGCTGCGCTCGGTCGCGGTGCCGTCATTGCCGATCCGGCCATCGACGAAGACGGAAATCTCCTCGCCGGCGGGCACCTTGCTGACGAGGTCGACGGTCACCTCGACGACCAGCGTGCCGCGCACGCGTCCCGCGGCGGGGCCCGACGTGTCGGCGACCGCGGACGGAGCGCTCTCGGGCAGGAATCGATCTGTCGCCGGGTCGTACCAGCCGAAGACGAGGCCGGGCCGCGGCGGCACCCGGGCCTCTCCGGCCACGGCGGCGGCATGCGCGAGGATCGTGACGAAGGCCAGCGACAGGACAGCGGTCCGCATGACGGCGCCTCCCCCAGCGAGGACGTCAGAGTGGACCACCTGTGGACGACAGCGTCAAGTCGAAGCCCTCGTGAAGGATTCGCGACACCGCGGACCGGCGGGCGCCCGATCCGAAAAACCCCGTGCCGGTAAAGCTCTGGCAAGAACCGTGGCCGATCCTGAGGGTGTCGGCGCGAATCGCCGGCGCGTGACGGTTCGGTTGCGTGGGTGGTGCGATGGCGGCTGGGATGATGACGCGGGAGGACGAGGTCCGGGTGCTCAGCGAGTTCCTCGACCTCTACCGGAACTGGATCCGCGGCGTGGTCGCCGAGGCCCGTCTCGACGGCGCCCAGACCGAGCCCGGCCGCGAGACGATCGAGGTCGACACCGAGGCGCTCGACGTCTGGATGGCCGCCCTCGACAAGACCGCCGACCGGCTGATGATGCTGACCGGCGCCCCCGAACTGCTCGCCCGCATCGGCAATTCCGAGCCGATCCCGCCGGCCCGCCCGCCGGTCGCCCAGGGCAAGGCCGCCGGCCGCCCGGCGCTGCGGCTCGTGACCTGATCCCGTCGCCGGCGGGGCGCCTCGGCCCCGCTCCGGTCATTTCCGGCGGGGCGCCTCAGCCCCGCTCGAGCACCGCGACGACCTCGACGTGGCTCGACCACAGGAACTGGTCGACCGGCAGCACGCGGCGGATCCGGTAGCCGCCGTCGACCAGGGTGCGGAGGTCGCGCGCGAGCGTCGCCGGATTGCAGCTGACCGCCACCACCTTGCGCACGTCCGACTTGGCGATCCAGCCGGCCTGCTCGGCGGCGCCGGCACGCGGCGGGTCGAACACCACGGCGTCGAAGCCGACGAGTTCCTTCTCCACGTAGGGCCGGCGCGCGAGGTCGCGGCGCTCGGCCCGGATACGGTGGCGTCCGGTCATGCCGCGCGCGGCGCGGTCGAGCGCGGCGACGGCGGCGGCGTCCCCCTCTGCGGCGGTGACGTCGGCGGTCCGGGCGAGCCGGAGCGCGAAGGTGCCGACGCCGGCATAGAGGTCGGCGACGCGTTTCGCCGCACCGACCCCGGCCACCACCGCCTCGGCCATGATCGCCTCGGCGGCCCGCGAGGCCTGCAGGAAACCGCCTGGCGGCAGCAGCACGGCGACGCCGTCGATCGTCACCACCGGCGGCCGGCGCTCGACCACGATTTCGCCGGCGACGGAGAGGCGGGCGAGGTCGAAGCGGGCGGCGAGGTCGATCAGCGGCAGGCGCAGGCGGTCGACGTCCTTGGCGGAGAGACCGGAGACCGTGACGTCGGCACCACTGTCGGTGGCGGTGACGGCAAGGTCGAGCGCGGTCTTGCGGGTCCCGACGAGCGCGGTCAGGGCGCGCAGCGCCGGCAGCGTGGCGAGGAGTTCGGGCACCGAGACCGGACAGGCCTCGACCGGCACAACGCGGTGGCTCGCCTTCTCGGTGAAGCCGACCAGCGGCGTGCGGCCGGCCGTCGTCCCGGCGAAGGTGGCGCGGCGGCGCGAGCCCGGCGGCACCACCGCGGCCGGCTCGACGTCGGGCGCGAGGCCGCGGTCGGCGAGCGCGTCGACGACGAGACGGCGCTTGAAGTCGGCGTAGGGTGCCGGGGCGAGGTGTTGCAGCACGCAACCGCCGCAGGCGCCGTAGTGCGGGCAGACCGGTTCGATCCGGTCGGGGCTCGGCGCGAGGATCTCGACGAGCCGGCCGCGTTCGCCCGCGACGTCGGCGGCGACGCGCTCGCCGGGCAGCGCGCCGGCGACGAAGACCGCGCGGCCGTCGAGGTCGGCGAGGCCGTCGCCGCGGTGGCCGAGGCCGAGGATCTCAAGTTCGGTCACGGACCGCTCCGATCAGGTGTTCGTGGTTGCCGTCGCCACCGGCGATCGGCGAGGGGACGAGGCCGAGCGTGCGCCAGCCGTCGCGGCCGTCGACCCAGGCGGCGAGCCGGCGCGCCGCCGCCTCGCCCTCGGCGGGATCGACGAGGCCGCCCTTGCCGATCCGCTCGCGACCGACCTCGAATTGCGGCTTGGCCAGGAAGACGCCGACGGCCCCCGGCGCGGCGAGCGCCAGCGCCGGCGGCAGCGCCAGCGTCAGCGAGATGAAGGAGACGTCGCAGACCACCGCCTCCGGCGCTCCGGCGAGGTGGGTGGCGGAGAGCTCGCGGGCGTTGAGACCCTCGATCGCGGTCACCCGGGGATCGGCAGCGACGCGCGGGTGGAGCTGGCCGTGGCCGACGTCGATGGCGGTGACGTGGGCGGCGCCGCGGTCGAGCAGCACCTCGGTGAAGCCGCCGGTGGAGGCGCCGACGTCGAGGGCACGGCGGCCGGCGACATCGAATCCGAAGGCGTCGAGCCCGCCGACCAGTTTCAGCGCCGCCCGCGACACCCAGCGCGCCGCCGGATCGTCGAGGCGGACGTCGGCGCCCTCGTCGACCGGCTCGCCGGCCTTGGTCGCGACCCGGCCGTCGACGGTGACGGCGCCGCGCAGGATGGCGTCGCGGGCGCGCGCCCGCGTCTCGGCGAGGCCGCGGGCGACGACGAACTGGTCGAGACGGATGCGGGACATGGCCGTGGGTGTGCGCGAGGCCGGCCGGATTTGCAAGGGCCGGCCTCGGGCGGGATCAGGCGGCGTCGTCGAGCACGGCGGCCGGGCGCGGGGCGGCCGGCCGCGACTGCGGCTCCGGGGCGATCGGCCCGCCGACCGGCGCGGTGGCGGCGACGTCGAAGCCGGTCTTCTCGGCGTCGGTCGCGCCCGCACGGACGGCGGTGCGCAGGGCGATGAAGACGACCAGGACGAGCTGCGTCGCGGTCATGAAGAAGAACAGCGCCGAGGCGCCGAAATGCTGGATCAGCGCCGACGCCGAGATCGGGCCGATCACCGAACCGAGGCCGTTGGCGAGCAGCACGCCGGCGGCCATCTCGACGTAGCTCGACTTGTCGGCGCGGTCGTAGGCGTGGGCGGCGGCGACCGAGTAGCCGGTCAGGCTCGCCATGCCGAACACCAGCGCCATCGCCATCAGCGGCACGCCCGAGAGCGGCACCAGGGCGAACACCAGCGCCGCGGCGGCCGCGGCGATCATCACGCCGGCGAGGACGATGCGGCGGTCGCGGCTGTCGGAGAGGCGGCCGACCGGCCACTGCATCACCGCGCCGCCGATCACGGCGATCGACATGAAGATGGCCGCGCCGTCGGCGGAGAGGCCGCGGGCAGTGGCGTAGAGCGTGCCGAGCGACCAGAAGGCGCCGTTGGCGACGCCGATCATGAAGCTGCCGGCGATGCCGACCGGAGCCATCCGGAACAGCTTGACCGGATCGAAGCGCACCACCGCCACCGGCGCCGGCTGCGCCGCCCGGCTCAGCGCAACCGGGATCGAGGCGATGCCGATCAGGATGGCGGCGACGGCGAACAGGGTGAAGCCGCCGATCGGGGCGGTGGTCACCAGCATCTGGCCGCCGGTGATGGTGACGAAGTTGGTGATGATGTAGGCGCTCATCACGAAGCCGCGGTTCTCGTTGGTGGCGCGGTCGTTGAGCCAGCTCTCGACGATCAGGTAGAGCCCGGCGAGCGCGAAGCCGGTGACGGCGCGCGCCAGCGTCCAGACCACGACGTCGACGGCGATCGGGTGCACCAGCGCCACCGCGGACGCCGCCGAGACCAGGGCGGCGAAGGTGCGGATGTGGCCGACGCGGCCGATCAGATACGGCGTCGCCAGGCAGCCGACGACGAAGCCGAGGTAGTAGGACGACCCGATCAGACCGATCTCGACGGCGGAGAACCCCTCGGCGGCGGCGCGCAGCGGCACCAGCGTGGTCTGGAGGCCGTTGCCGCAGAGGAGGAAGGAGATGCCGAGAAAGAGCGACGCCAACGGCGCCAGGGTCTGGGCCACGATGATGTTCCGGAAGGGGGGAGAGCCGACGGCGGGATCGCTTGGATCCCGCGAAGCAATTGCCCGCTCAGCATGCCGGAATTGTGGCGCCGTTGCACGCGCGACGAACAGGGACGGCGACGCGCGGCCCCGACCGTGGCGTCAGCGCAACGGGAAGGCGACCGGACCGTCGCGGCCGGTCTGGGCGCGGTGGCGGAGCAGGTGGTCGGCGAGCACGATCGCCATCATCGCCTCGCCGACCGGCACGGCACGGATGCCGACGCAGGGGTCGTGGCGGCCCTTGGTGCGGACGTCGACGTCGGCGCCGGCCGACGACACCGACCGCCGGTCCGTCAGGATCGACGAGGTCGGCTTGACCGCGAAGCGGGCGACCACCGGTTGGCCCGAGGAGATGCCGCCGAGGATGCCGCCGGCGTTGTTGGAGCCGAACAGGATGGTGCCGTCGTTGCCCATCCGCATCTCGTCGGCGTTCTCCTCGCCGGTGAGTTCGGCGGCGGCCATGCCGGCACCGATCTCCACCGCCTTGACGGCGTTGATCGACATGAAGGCCGAGGCGATGTCCTGGTCGAGCTTGCCGTAGATCGGTGCACCCCAGCCGGCCGGAACGCCCTCGGCGACCACTTCGATCACCGCGCCGACCGAGGAGCCGGCCTTGCGGATCGCGTCGAGATGGGCCTCGAAGCGCCGGGCGGCGCCGGCGTCCGGGCAGAAGAACGGGTTGCGGTCGACCTCGTCCCAGTCCCAGGCGGCGCGGTCGATCCGTTCGCGGCCGACCTGGACCAGCGCGCCGCGGATGGTGACGCCGGGGAGGATCTTGCGCGCGATCGCGCCGGCGGCGACGCGGGCCGCGGTCTCGCGCGCCGACGAGCGGCCGCCGCCGCGGTAGTCGCGGACGCTGTACTTCAGGTCGTAGCCGAGGTCGGCGTGGCCGGGACGATAGGTGTCGCGGATGTCGCCGTAGTCCTTGGAGCGCTGGTCGACGTTGCGGATCATCAGCGAGATCGGCGTTCCGGTGGTGACCGGGCCGCCGGTGCGGTCGTCCTCGAACACGCCGGAGAGGATCTCGACCTCGTCGGGCTCGCGGCGCTGGGTGACGAAGCGCGACTGGCCGGGCTTGCGGCGGTCGAGGAAGGCCTGGATGTCCGCCGCCGTCAGCGGGATGCCCGGCGGGCAGCCGTCGACGACGCAGCCGAGCGCCGGGCCGTGGCTCTCGCCCCAGGTGGTGACGCGGAAGAGATGGCCGAAGCTGTTGTGCGACATGGGGCGCCGACGTCTCGTCGAGTGCGGGATCGGCGCCTTCTCTAGGCGTGCCGGGCGGGAAGGTCAAACCGTCCCGCCCGAGCGGGGCTCTCACTTCACCTGGAAGGTGATGCGATACTCCTTGGTCGGCTGGATCAGCTCACCGGTGTTGGTCGGAGAGCGATAGTTGACGACGAGGAGATCCGATCCGGTGAAGCCCTTGTCAGGACGGTAGCGCAGGAAAGTCGCGCGGGTCTTGTGACCCTTGCACTTGCCCTCCATGACGTAATCGCCGCGGACCACTTCCGCCTTGCCGTGCTTCGGCGCGGTCACGATGGTCATCGTGAGAGCGCCCGGCGACCGGCAATCGGGGGTATAGAGGGCGAAGGCGGTCGAGAACGCCTCGCCCTTTCCCAGATCGATCGTCACGTCCTCGGCGGCCGCGGATCCGGCCCATACCGCCGCGACCACGGCGACCGCATTGCGCAGAAAACTCATGCTTCGACGCCCCTCGATTGAACTTGCGCAACCGAAGCTATTTCTTCTGGTAGAAGAATACCACCTTTAGAACCTGGATGAACGACGACGCGAGCAAGAGTGGCGCGCATGCAACAGCCGGAGAAGGCGGCACGCCACTCTCGGATTGCGAGCGTCGTACGGGCTCACACCCACTCCACCGTGCCGCCGGACCAGACGTAGAAGCGGTCCTGCGGCGTCGTGAAACCGCGGGTCTCCGCCACCGCGAGGATGCCGAGCAGCACGCTGAGGACGCGGTTGACGCCGCCGTGGGTGACGAGCACCGTCGGGCGGGCGAGCGCCTGGACCAGGGGCGTCAGCCGGTCGATCGCGGCGGCGGAGCTCTCGCCGCCGGGCGGCACGTGGTGCCAGTTCTCGGTGTGGCGCAGTGCCCATTCCTCGGGATCGCGCGCCTCGATCTCGGCACCGGTCAGGCCGGACCAGCGTCCGAAGTCGATCTCGACCAGCCGCTCGTCGGTGCGGAAGGCGAGCGGATCGAGCCCCGCCGCCTCGCGGAACAGCCGCATCGTCTCGCTGGCGCGCGACAGCGGCGAGGCGAGATAGTCGTAGTGCGTCGCCGGATCGAGACCGAGACGGGCGCAGCGCTCGGCGAAGGCGGCGCCGTTGCGACGGGCCTGGGCGCGGCCGGTGTCGTTGAGCGGGATGTCCTCGCGGCCCTGCAGGCGCAGGGCGGCGTTCCAGTCGGTCTGACCGTGGCGGACGACGACGAGGTCGTGGGGGTGGTTCGCGAGCGGGCTCATGGCCCTCGCCTTGCCCGATCCATGCCGCCGGATCAAGCGCCGGGCGTCGGCGCGACCTTCACCGGCGCGCGCGGCGCTGGCACTGTCCGATCCATGACCGATCGCGATTCGCTTTCCGGCGACCTCTTCGCCGACCTCGCCGGCCCCTGCGACCGCCGGATCGAGGAGGCCTACGCCCGGCAGTGGGGCGGGCCGGTCGCCGGCGTCGACGAGGCGGGGCGCGGCCCCTGGGCCGGGCCGGTGGTCACCGCGGCGGTGATCCTGACCGACGCGCCGCTGCCGGCCGGGCTCACCGATTCCAAGCAGGTCGGCCCAGCCGCCCGCGAGGCGATGTACGAGGCGATCTGCCGCGACCACGTGGTGGCGCTCGCCTCGGCATCAGTGGCGCGGATCGACGCCATGAACATCCGCGCCGCCACGCTCTGGGCGATGGCGCGGGCGGTGGCGGCGCTGGCTGTGCCGCCGGTCGGCGTGTTGGTCGACGGCCGCGACGTGCCGCCCGACTGCCGGGCCCGCGGGCTGCGCGGCGCGGCGCTGGTCAAGGGCGATTCGCGGGTGGCGGCGATCGCAGCCGCGTCGATCGTCGCCAAGGTGACGCGCGACCGGATGATGGAGGTCGCCGCGCGGCACCATCCCGAATACGGCTTCGAGCGCCATCGCGGCTACGGCACCGCCGACCACGCCGCCCGCCTCGCGCAGCACGGCCCCTGCCCGCTGCACCGGCGCAGCTTCCGTCCGATCCGCGAGATGCTGGCCGGAAGAGGCTAGTCGCGCCGGTCAGTGATAGCCTTCGCCGGGGCGGACGCGGCCGCGGAAGGTCCAGTAGACGAAGGCGGTGTAGGCGAGCACCAGCGGCAGCAGCGCCAGCACGCCGACCAGCAGGAAGGTCTGGGACTCCGGAGCTGCGGAGGCCTGCCAGATCGTCAGCGCGCCGGGCACCACGTAGGGGAACTCGGAGATGGCGAGGCCGGCGAAGGCGAGCAGGAACAGCCCGACCGAGCCGAGGAAGGGCAGTGCCGGGCGGCCGCGGTCGAGCCCGACCAACACCGCCACCGCCAGCGCCGCCGTCAGGATCGGCACCGGTGCGAGGAGGGCGAGGTTCGGCCAGGAGAACCAGCGCTCGGCGATGCGGTCGTAGGCGAGCGGCGTCCATACCGAGACCGCCAGAATGAAGGCGACCAGGGCGAACAGGAGCGGCCGGGCGATCGCGCGGGCCCAGTGCTCGACCTCGCCGGCGACGCGCATGTGAAGCCAGGTCGCGCCGAGCAGGGCGTAGCCGACCACGAGGCCGCAGCCGCACAGCACCGCGAAGGGAGTCAGGAAGTCGAGCGGCCCGCCGGCGAAGCGGCCGTCGGCGACGGTGACGCCGTCGATGACGCCGCCGAGCACCAGCCCTTGCGAGAAGGCGGCGAGGAAGGAACCGCCGGCGAAGGCGACGTCCCAGAGGCCGTGGTCGGGCTTGGCGACCCAGCGGAACTCGAAGGCGACGCCGCGGAAGATCAGCGCCAGCAGCATCAGGATCACCGGGGCGTAGAGCGCCGGCATGATGATGGCGTAGGCGGCGGGGAAGGCGATCCACAGCGCGCCGCCGCCGAGGATCAGCCAGGTCTCGTTGCCGTCCCAGAACGGGGCGACCGAGTTCATCATGACGTCGCGGTCGCGCTCCTCGGGCCGGAACGGGAACAAGAGGCCGACGCCGAGGTCGAAGCCGTCGAGGACGACGTAGAGCGCCACCGAGACGGCGATCAGGCCGGCCCAGATCACGGGAAGGACGTCGGGCTCGAACATGGCGGTCACTCCCCTGCCCCGGCGGCGATGCGCTCGGCCTCGTGCGCAGCCGCGATCGGCCTGTTGCCCATGCCCTCCGTGTGGTCGCGGAGCGGGATCGGCCCCTTGCGCAAGAGGCGGGCGATGTAGACGACGCCGGCCGAGAACACGACGCCGTAGACGAGCACGAACAGCGCCAGCGACGTCGCCACTTCGACGACGCCGACGGGCGAGATCGCGTCGGCGGTGCGCAGGATGCCGGTGGCGACCCAGGGCTGGCGGCCGATCTCGGTGGTGTACCAGCCGGCGAGGATAGCGACGAAGCCGAGCGGCCACGTCCAGGCGAACACCCGCATGACGAGGCCGTAGCGGAACAAACGGCCGCGGAGCCAGGCGAGCGCGCCGACGGCGACCAGTCCGAGCATCAGGAAA
Coding sequences within:
- the cydB gene encoding cytochrome d ubiquinol oxidase subunit II, with the translated sequence MFEPDVLPVIWAGLIAVSVALYVVLDGFDLGVGLLFPFRPEERDRDVMMNSVAPFWDGNETWLILGGGALWIAFPAAYAIIMPALYAPVILMLLALIFRGVAFEFRWVAKPDHGLWDVAFAGGSFLAAFSQGLVLGGVIDGVTVADGRFAGGPLDFLTPFAVLCGCGLVVGYALLGATWLHMRVAGEVEHWARAIARPLLFALVAFILAVSVWTPLAYDRIAERWFSWPNLALLAPVPILTAALAVAVLVGLDRGRPALPFLGSVGLFLLAFAGLAISEFPYVVPGALTIWQASAAPESQTFLLVGVLALLPLVLAYTAFVYWTFRGRVRPGEGYH
- a CDS encoding MFS transporter, whose translation is MAQTLAPLASLFLGISFLLCGNGLQTTLVPLRAAAEGFSAVEIGLIGSSYYLGFVVGCLATPYLIGRVGHIRTFAALVSAASAVALVHPIAVDVVVWTLARAVTGFALAGLYLIVESWLNDRATNENRGFVMSAYIITNFVTITGGQMLVTTAPIGGFTLFAVAAILIGIASIPVALSRAAQPAPVAVVRFDPVKLFRMAPVGIAGSFMIGVANGAFWSLGTLYATARGLSADGAAIFMSIAVIGGAVMQWPVGRLSDSRDRRIVLAGVMIAAAAAALVFALVPLSGVPLMAMALVFGMASLTGYSVAAAHAYDRADKSSYVEMAAGVLLANGLGSVIGPISASALIQHFGASALFFFMTATQLVLVVFIALRTAVRAGATDAEKTGFDVAATAPVGGPIAPEPQSRPAAPRPAAVLDDAA
- a CDS encoding TlyA family RNA methyltransferase, which codes for MSRIRLDQFVVARGLAETRARARDAILRGAVTVDGRVATKAGEPVDEGADVRLDDPAARWVSRAALKLVGGLDAFGFDVAGRRALDVGASTGGFTEVLLDRGAAHVTAIDVGHGQLHPRVAADPRVTAIEGLNARELSATHLAGAPEAVVCDVSFISLTLALPPALALAAPGAVGVFLAKPQFEVGRERIGKGGLVDPAEGEAAARRLAAWVDGRDGWRTLGLVPSPIAGGDGNHEHLIGAVRDRT
- the aroC gene encoding chorismate synthase codes for the protein MSHNSFGHLFRVTTWGESHGPALGCVVDGCPPGIPLTAADIQAFLDRRKPGQSRFVTQRREPDEVEILSGVFEDDRTGGPVTTGTPISLMIRNVDQRSKDYGDIRDTYRPGHADLGYDLKYSVRDYRGGGRSSARETAARVAAGAIARKILPGVTIRGALVQVGRERIDRAAWDWDEVDRNPFFCPDAGAARRFEAHLDAIRKAGSSVGAVIEVVAEGVPAGWGAPIYGKLDQDIASAFMSINAVKAVEIGAGMAAAELTGEENADEMRMGNDGTILFGSNNAGGILGGISSGQPVVARFAVKPTSSILTDRRSVSSAGADVDVRTKGRHDPCVGIRAVPVGEAMMAIVLADHLLRHRAQTGRDGPVAFPLR
- a CDS encoding ribonuclease HII, with amino-acid sequence MTDRDSLSGDLFADLAGPCDRRIEEAYARQWGGPVAGVDEAGRGPWAGPVVTAAVILTDAPLPAGLTDSKQVGPAAREAMYEAICRDHVVALASASVARIDAMNIRAATLWAMARAVAALAVPPVGVLVDGRDVPPDCRARGLRGAALVKGDSRVAAIAAASIVAKVTRDRMMEVAARHHPEYGFERHRGYGTADHAARLAQHGPCPLHRRSFRPIREMLAGRG
- a CDS encoding class I SAM-dependent RNA methyltransferase, yielding MTELEILGLGHRGDGLADLDGRAVFVAGALPGERVAADVAGERGRLVEILAPSPDRIEPVCPHYGACGGCVLQHLAPAPYADFKRRLVVDALADRGLAPDVEPAAVVPPGSRRRATFAGTTAGRTPLVGFTEKASHRVVPVEACPVSVPELLATLPALRALTALVGTRKTALDLAVTATDSGADVTVSGLSAKDVDRLRLPLIDLAARFDLARLSVAGEIVVERRPPVVTIDGVAVLLPPGGFLQASRAAEAIMAEAVVAGVGAAKRVADLYAGVGTFALRLARTADVTAAEGDAAAVAALDRAARGMTGRHRIRAERRDLARRPYVEKELVGFDAVVFDPPRAGAAEQAGWIAKSDVRKVVAVSCNPATLARDLRTLVDGGYRIRRVLPVDQFLWSSHVEVVAVLERG
- a CDS encoding histidine phosphatase family protein translates to MSPLANHPHDLVVVRHGQTDWNAALRLQGREDIPLNDTGRAQARRNGAAFAERCARLGLDPATHYDYLASPLSRASETMRLFREAAGLDPLAFRTDERLVEIDFGRWSGLTGAEIEARDPEEWALRHTENWHHVPPGGESSAAAIDRLTPLVQALARPTVLVTHGGVNRVLSVLLGILAVAETRGFTTPQDRFYVWSGGTVEWV